From a region of the Roseivirga sp. 4D4 genome:
- a CDS encoding DUF4249 family protein, producing the protein MRNKLSCRLSILQKPAYRLLLLLLLVTFACSEVIELEDNTVGGQVIIYGRISNSTEANEVIISRARQASTAPTPIEEATVKIIDDNGLEEFLVEGEPGHYVLERNIISGEPGRSYRLEVNIHGDVYFTDFQELLPVISQDEMRYEIGVERNITSTGAAVEEDVVRLFVNSDLPSDLPEKFFIRWEMEEVYSVLTGVLPAFWFPGAPNQSQCYVTYKLGAEEIFLLDGRDIRRSDLRNRELITRRIDRSFANKHYFNLIQSRVSEENFDYWERVRTLTITNGSIFDSVVGPLKGNVKSEDPGEEVFGFFEVIGIDTARLLMTNNDIPIFFEDPCNFQGDKIVPLLTVPFGCVQCLIQQKLVDPGCLSCAAVPNNGPRPGYF; encoded by the coding sequence ATGAGGAACAAACTGTCATGTCGCTTATCTATTCTTCAAAAGCCAGCTTATAGGCTATTGCTACTGCTTCTTTTGGTGACTTTTGCCTGCTCCGAGGTTATTGAACTAGAAGATAATACAGTGGGCGGTCAAGTGATTATCTATGGCCGGATAAGCAACAGCACAGAAGCCAATGAAGTAATTATCTCAAGAGCACGTCAGGCGAGTACCGCACCCACTCCCATTGAAGAGGCAACCGTTAAAATTATAGATGATAATGGTCTGGAGGAGTTTTTAGTAGAAGGTGAACCAGGCCATTATGTATTAGAACGTAACATTATTTCAGGAGAACCCGGTAGGTCATACCGATTGGAAGTAAATATTCATGGAGATGTCTATTTTACTGATTTTCAAGAACTGCTGCCAGTGATTTCCCAGGATGAAATGAGATATGAAATTGGTGTAGAACGGAATATTACTTCTACAGGAGCGGCTGTTGAAGAAGATGTAGTTCGATTATTTGTCAATTCTGACTTGCCTAGTGATTTACCTGAGAAGTTCTTCATTAGGTGGGAAATGGAAGAAGTATATTCTGTACTGACCGGGGTTCTTCCAGCGTTTTGGTTTCCAGGTGCGCCAAATCAGAGCCAATGCTACGTTACTTACAAGTTGGGAGCAGAGGAAATATTCTTATTGGATGGAAGAGACATTAGAAGAAGTGATTTGAGAAATAGGGAGCTCATTACACGTAGGATTGACCGATCATTTGCCAACAAACACTATTTCAACCTGATTCAATCTCGTGTCAGTGAAGAGAATTTTGATTATTGGGAACGTGTAAGGACACTGACGATCACCAATGGGTCTATTTTCGACTCTGTGGTAGGGCCACTAAAGGGCAATGTAAAAAGTGAAGATCCCGGTGAAGAAGTTTTTGGTTTTTTTGAAGTGATAGGAATTGATACGGCTAGGCTGCTAATGACCAACAATGACATCCCAATCTTCTTTGAGGACCCTTGCAATTTTCAGGGAGACAAAATAGTTCCGTTATTAACAGTACCCTTTGGATGCGTTCAATGCCTGATACAACAAAAGCTAGTGGACCCTGGATGCCTCTCCTGTGCTGCAGTACCGAATAACGGGCCAAGACCTGGTTACTTTTAA
- a CDS encoding DUF4249 domain-containing protein: MLNPSHHSVLKSVIAVLFGLCAVLACSEVIDLKNDNDRKQLVIFGRITDGGMGNLVNITRTLPEGQSPETVSGAVVTIFRENGEQEQLVETTPGNYELCGDRLQGVPGGIYHLQVDFDGKVYTSELQEMMPIISRDELRYELDIEEGISNRGVATSSDVVRVFANTSFDELQEEFYIRWAMEEAYTAVAMDLPRSWFPRYSPMVCYIINELSAQDIFLVDGTEIRNVNLNNREVAVRQIDRSFGVSHYFNIIQFALNKESHEYWSKLKSLTERQGSIFDTPPAAVSGNITSSDPSEDVFGFFEASSVDTSRVLLTNNDIPLFFLDPCQVDRDLFLQIISVPFECAPCLVTEKLVPETCIFCNRFENSTLERPSYY; this comes from the coding sequence ATGTTAAACCCCAGTCATCATAGCGTTCTCAAAAGTGTTATCGCTGTTCTGTTTGGGTTATGTGCTGTCCTTGCCTGTTCTGAGGTAATAGACCTTAAAAATGACAATGATCGTAAGCAACTGGTCATCTTTGGAAGAATTACCGATGGTGGCATGGGCAACTTGGTCAATATTACCAGAACGCTTCCTGAAGGCCAGAGTCCAGAGACCGTCAGTGGCGCAGTAGTCACAATCTTTAGGGAGAATGGGGAACAGGAGCAGCTGGTAGAAACAACGCCCGGTAACTATGAACTCTGTGGAGATCGGCTTCAAGGAGTGCCTGGAGGCATTTATCATCTTCAAGTAGATTTCGATGGTAAAGTATATACCTCCGAATTACAGGAAATGATGCCTATAATCAGTAGAGATGAATTGCGCTATGAGCTCGACATTGAAGAGGGTATTTCAAACCGAGGAGTGGCAACAAGCAGTGATGTTGTAAGAGTATTTGCCAATACTAGTTTTGATGAACTCCAAGAAGAATTTTACATCCGTTGGGCTATGGAAGAGGCTTATACAGCCGTAGCAATGGACCTCCCCAGGTCTTGGTTTCCAAGATACTCACCCATGGTCTGCTATATCATTAATGAACTTAGTGCTCAAGACATATTTCTGGTAGATGGCACAGAAATTAGGAATGTGAATCTGAATAACCGTGAGGTGGCCGTTCGACAAATTGATAGGAGTTTTGGTGTGAGCCACTACTTCAATATCATCCAATTTGCATTGAATAAAGAATCACATGAGTATTGGAGTAAGCTAAAGTCTCTGACCGAGCGTCAAGGGTCGATTTTTGATACTCCCCCAGCCGCAGTTTCTGGTAATATTACCAGTTCAGATCCATCAGAAGATGTTTTTGGTTTTTTCGAAGCTTCAAGTGTTGATACTTCGCGGGTACTCTTAACGAATAATGATATTCCACTCTTTTTTCTGGACCCTTGCCAGGTGGATCGAGATTTATTCCTTCAGATTATATCCGTTCCTTTTGAATGCGCTCCTTGTCTGGTTACCGAAAAATTGGTGCCAGAAACCTGTATTTTTTGTAACCGATTTGAGAACAGCACCTTAGAACGACCTAGTTACTACTAA